Proteins from one Hyperolius riggenbachi isolate aHypRig1 chromosome 4, aHypRig1.pri, whole genome shotgun sequence genomic window:
- the LOC137504764 gene encoding uncharacterized protein → MGTSHNSSEVAKGVFMALYKDLRRHPEKFHRYVRMAVSSFDELLMLVLPLIRRRRTNMQMPVSPAERLLLTLRFLASGESFASLHYQFRLGRSTIHGIVHDTCRRIWEILQPLYMPEPTEDTWKEAARGFKAKANFPNCVGAVDGKHIRIQLPKGSGSKYFNYKKYFSIVLMAVVDAQYKFIAVDVGSYGSTADSHIFRSCSIGQKLYAGELNLPTPCPIADGGQPFPRVLVGDEAFALHTNLMKPFPKRDLDITKRVFNYRLTRARRYVECAFGILSNKWRVFHSTLIMTPDNVVKAACVLYNYVRMKEGINSDEVPVHPFTDTQSVSCRGSNEAGDVGGRFANYFVSREGSIPFQYSKI, encoded by the exons ATGGGTACATCCCATAACAGCTCAGAGGTCGCTAAGGGTGTCTTTATGGCCCTTTATAAAGACTTAAGAAGACACCCCGAGAAGTTTCACCGTTATGTTCGGATGGCTGTGTCGTCATTCGATGAACTCCTGATGTTGGTGTTGCCACTTATTCGGAGACGGCGCACCAACATGCAGATGCCGGTCAGTCCAGCCGAAAGACTATTGCTGACCTTACG gtttcTTGCTTCCGGAGAGTCTTTTGCCTCATTGCATTATCAGTTTAGGTTGGGAAGATCAACTATACATGGGATAGTGCATGACACTTGCCGTCGGATTTGGGAGATACTGCAACCACTTTATATGCCAGAACCAACCGAGGATACCTGGAAAGAGGCAGCCCGAGGCTTCAAAGCCAAAGCCAATTTTCCTAATTGTGTCGGTGCCGTCGACGGAAAGCACATACGTATCCAGCTACCGAAAGGATCAGGTTCTAAATATTTTAACTACAAGAAGTATTTCTCAATTGTGCTCATGGCTGTGGTTGATGCACAGTACAAGTTCATTGCAGTGGATGTGGGGTCCTATGGGAGTACTGCAGACTCTCACATATTCCGTTCCTGCAGTATTGGTCAGAAATTGTATGCAGGGGAATTAAATCTCCCCACCCCCTGTCCCATTGCTGATGGTGGACAGCCTTTCCCACGTGTACTTGTAGGAGATGAGGCCTTTGCTCTGCATACAAATCTCATGAAGCCTTTCCCAAAGAGAGATTTGGATATTACAAAGCGTGTGTTCAATTATCGCCTCACTAGAGCACGAAGGTATGTTGAATGTGCCTTTGGGATTTTATCAAACAAATGGAGGGTGTTCCACTCAACACTAATCATGACACCTGATAATGTGGTGAAGGCCGCATGCGTTCTCTATAATTATGTACGCATGAAAGAAGGCATTAACTCAGATGAGGTCCCAGTTCATCCTTTCACAGACACTCAGAGTGTTTCTTGTAGAGGCAGCAATGAAGCCGGAGATGTAGGTGGCAGATTTGCTAACTACTTTGTGTCTCGCGaaggttcaataccatttcagtacagcaagatttaa